One window of Arthrobacter oryzae genomic DNA carries:
- a CDS encoding DUF4193 domain-containing protein — translation MATDYDAPRKTEEESPAESLEALQASRGGGAQTAVIDVDENDTAEGIDLPGADLSGEELTVTVVPEQSDEFTCSSCFLVRHRSQVAKEKNGLKYCRDCEG, via the coding sequence ATGGCTACCGATTACGACGCCCCACGCAAGACAGAAGAAGAGTCTCCCGCTGAATCGCTGGAGGCCCTCCAGGCGTCCCGCGGCGGCGGAGCCCAGACCGCCGTTATCGATGTCGACGAGAACGACACCGCCGAAGGCATTGACCTTCCGGGGGCGGATCTTTCCGGCGAGGAACTGACGGTCACTGTTGTCCCGGAGCAGTCGGATGAATTCACCTGCTCCTCCTGCTTCCTGGTCCGTCACCGGTCCCAGGTTGCCAAGGAAAAGAACGGTTTGAAGTACTGCCGCGACTGCGAAGGCTAG